One segment of Coffea arabica cultivar ET-39 chromosome 7c, Coffea Arabica ET-39 HiFi, whole genome shotgun sequence DNA contains the following:
- the LOC113699210 gene encoding probable beta-D-xylosidase 6 isoform X1 has product MFYSFRFLFLSIITCFYVLGPSCSQLQYPCKPPYDKYQFCDTSLPIKTRAKSLISLLTLDEKIRQLSDNATQISRLGIPAYEWWSESLHGIATNGPGISFNGTIQSATGFPQVILTAAAFNRTLWREIAKAVAVEARAMYNLGQAGLTFFAPNINIFRDPRWGRGQETPGEDPMVTSAYAIEYVTGFQGQNQRGSKHPYRERRFLNDDDQRSGSLMLSACCKHYTAYDLEKWGGHTRYDFDAKVTKQDMEDTYQPPFKSCIVQGRASCLMCSYNRVNGIPACADRDLLHKARNDWGFKGYITSDCDAVATIFENNNFTKTKEEAVAVALKAGTDINCGTYMLRHMKSAIDQGKVLEEDIDRALFNLFSVLLQLGLFDGNPARRQFGNLGSQNVCSSEHKTLALEAAMQGIVLLKNNQKFLPWNKNDISSVAIIGPMANTMNIGGDYTGFSCNPESILQGLKNYVKDTFYAAGCQDVPCNSTAGIPEALSIAKEAEYVIVVAGLDLSQETEDLDRYSLLLPGHQMALIRAVASVSKKPVVLVLTGGGPVDVSFAEGDQQIASIIWIGYPGETGGKALSQILFGEYNPGGRLPMTWYPESFTSIPMTDMSMRADPSRGYPGRTYRFYTGERVYGFGHGLSYTNFNYKILSAPERLSLSGQVKGKSRRYIRQGGGNGLDYVLVDDVAYCDSLRFHVQISIINHGDIDGSQVVLLFSQVPKSFTGAPERQIVGFDRVHALAYRSVETSILVDPCEHLSIVNEQGSKILPLGDHTLMVEDLKHTLSIEA; this is encoded by the exons ATGTTCTACTCTTTCAGATTCCTCTTTCTTTCAATAATCACATGCTTTTATGTTCTTGGACCAAGCTGCTCACAACTTCAGTACCCATGTAAACCACCATACGACAAGTACCAATTCTGCGACACATCTCTTCCGATCAAAACCAGAGCAAAATCCCTTATCTCACTTCTCACTCTTGACGAAAAAATCCGGCAGCTTTCAGATAATGCAACACAAATTTCAAGACTTGGCATTCCGGCTTATGAATGGTGGTCTGAGTCCCTGCATGGAATCGCCACCAATGGACCTGGAATCAGCTTCAATGGCACAATTCAATCTGCTACAGGTTTCCCACAAGTCATTCTCACTGCTGCAGCATTTAATAGAACTTTATGGCGTGAGATTGCTAAGGCTGTTGCCGTTGAGGCTAGGGCTATGTACAATCTTGGACAAGCCGGGCTGACATTTTTTGCACctaatattaatatttttaggGACCCCAGATGGGGAAGAGGCCAGGAGACTCCAGGGGAGGACCCTATGGTGACTTCTGCTTATGCAATTGAGTATGTGACAGGGTTCCAAGGTCAGAATCAAAGAGGGAGTAAGCACCCTTACAGGGAGAGGAGGTTCTTGAATGATGATGATCAGAGGAGTGGTAGTTTGATGTTGTCTGCTTGTTGTAAGCATTATACAGCTTATGATTTGGAGAAGTGGGGTGGGCATACCCGATATGACTTCGATGCTAAG gttACAAAGCAGGACATGGAGGACACATATCAACCACCATTTAAAAGTTGTATTGTGCAGGGCAGAGCTAGCTGCTTGATGTGTTCATACAATAGAGTAAATGGAATACCTGCATGTGCTGACCGGGATTTGTTGCACAAAGCCAGAAATGACTGGGGATTCAAAGG ATACATCACCTCTGACTGTGATGCTGTGGCTACGATATTTGAGAATAACAATTTCACTAAAACTAAGGAGGAAGCAGTTGCTGTTGCTCTAAaagcag GTACGGATATCAACTGTGGAACCTATATGCTGCGACACATGAAATCCGCAATTGATCAGGGGAAGGTGTTAGAAGAAGACATAGACCGAGCTCTCTTCAATCTATTTTCGGTTTTACTGCAGCTTGGACTCTTTGATGGAAACCCTGCAAGACGTCAATTTGGAAATTTGGGATCTCAAAATGTATGTTCATCTGAGCACAAaacattggcacttgaagcagcGATGCAGGGTATTGTACTTCTCAAAAATAACCAGAAGTTCCTGCCTTGGAACAAGAATGACATATCTTCAGTAGCTATAATCGGCCCAATGGCAAACACTATGAACATTGGCGGCGACTATACAG GATTTTCATGCAACCCCGAAAGCATTCTTCAAGGACTTAAAAACTATGTGAAAGACACATTTTATGCAGCAGGCTGCCAGGATGTTCCTTGCAATTCAACTGCTGGCATTCCAGAAGCTCTTTCTATTGCTAAAGAAGCTGAATATGTAATAGTAGTGGCTGGGCTGGACTTATCTCAAGAAACTGAGGACCTTGATCGATATAGTCTATTATTACCTGGTCATCAAATGGCTCTAATAAGGGCTGTGGCGTCTGTATCCAAGAAACCAGTGGTGCTAGTTCTTACTGGTGGTGGCCCTGTTGATGTATCATTTGCTGAAGGAGACCAACAAATAGCCAGCATTATTTGGATTGGGTACCCTGGAGAGACAGGTGGCAAAGCACTTTCGCAAATTCTTTTTGGAGAGTACAATCCTG GAGGTAGACTACCTATGACTTGGTATCCCGAATCATTTACCAGCATACCAATGACTGACATGAGCATGAGAGCTGATCCTTCTCGTGGGTACCCTGGAAGAACGTATAGGTTTTACACTGGAGAGAGGGTATATGGGTTTGGACATGGACTAAGCTATACAAATTTCAATTACAAGATCTTATCAGCACCAGAAAGGCTGAGTCTATCTGGACAAGTTAAAGGGAAATCACGAAGGTATATCCGTCAAGGGGGAGGCAATGGGCTTGACTACGTTCTTGTTGATGATGTGGCATATTGTgattcattgagattccatgtGCAGATTTCCATCATTAATCATGGGGACATAGACGGGAGCCAGGTTGTGTTGCTATTTTCTCAAGTGCCAAAATCTTTTACTGGTGCTCCTGAGAGACAAATCGTCGGATTTGATAGGGTCCATGCTTTAGCTTATAGATCTGTTGAAACGAGCATCTTGGTGGATCCTTGTGAACATCTTAGCATCGTCAATGAGCaagggagtaaaatactgcctcTTGGTGATCATACTCTAATGGTGGAAGATTTAAAGCATACTTTGTCAATTGAGGCGTGA
- the LOC113699210 gene encoding probable beta-D-xylosidase 6 isoform X2: MFYSFRFLFLSIITCFYVLGPSCSQLQYPCKPPYDKYQFCDTSLPIKTRAKSLISLLTLDEKIRQLSDNATQISRLGIPAYEWWSESLHGIATNGPGISFNGTIQSATGFPQVILTAAAFNRTLWREIAKAVAVEARAMYNLGQAGLTFFAPNINIFRDPRWGRGQETPGEDPMVTSAYAIEYVTGFQGQNQRGSKHPYRERRFLNDDDQRSGSLMLSACCKHYTAYDLEKWGGHTRYDFDAKVTKQDMEDTYQPPFKSCIVQGRASCLMCSYNRVNGIPACADRDLLHKARNDWGFKGYITSDCDAVATIFENNNFTKTKEEAVAVALKAGTDINCGTYMLRHMKSAIDQGKVLEEDIDRALFNLFSVLLQLGLFDGNPARRQFGNLGSQNVCSSEHKTLALEAAMQGIVLLKNNQKFLPWNKNDISSVAIIGPMANTMNIGGDYTGFSCNPESILQGLKNYVKDTFYAAGCQDVPCNSTAGIPEALSIAKEAEYVIVVAGLDLSQETEDLDRYSLLLPGHQMALIRAVASVSKKPVVLVLTGGGPVDVSFAEGDQQIASIIWIGYPGETGGKALSQILFGEYNPGGRLPMTWYPESFTSIPMTDMSMRADPSRGYPGRTYRFYTGERVYGFGHGLSYTNFNYKILSAPERLSLSGQVKGKSRRFPSLIMGT, encoded by the exons ATGTTCTACTCTTTCAGATTCCTCTTTCTTTCAATAATCACATGCTTTTATGTTCTTGGACCAAGCTGCTCACAACTTCAGTACCCATGTAAACCACCATACGACAAGTACCAATTCTGCGACACATCTCTTCCGATCAAAACCAGAGCAAAATCCCTTATCTCACTTCTCACTCTTGACGAAAAAATCCGGCAGCTTTCAGATAATGCAACACAAATTTCAAGACTTGGCATTCCGGCTTATGAATGGTGGTCTGAGTCCCTGCATGGAATCGCCACCAATGGACCTGGAATCAGCTTCAATGGCACAATTCAATCTGCTACAGGTTTCCCACAAGTCATTCTCACTGCTGCAGCATTTAATAGAACTTTATGGCGTGAGATTGCTAAGGCTGTTGCCGTTGAGGCTAGGGCTATGTACAATCTTGGACAAGCCGGGCTGACATTTTTTGCACctaatattaatatttttaggGACCCCAGATGGGGAAGAGGCCAGGAGACTCCAGGGGAGGACCCTATGGTGACTTCTGCTTATGCAATTGAGTATGTGACAGGGTTCCAAGGTCAGAATCAAAGAGGGAGTAAGCACCCTTACAGGGAGAGGAGGTTCTTGAATGATGATGATCAGAGGAGTGGTAGTTTGATGTTGTCTGCTTGTTGTAAGCATTATACAGCTTATGATTTGGAGAAGTGGGGTGGGCATACCCGATATGACTTCGATGCTAAG gttACAAAGCAGGACATGGAGGACACATATCAACCACCATTTAAAAGTTGTATTGTGCAGGGCAGAGCTAGCTGCTTGATGTGTTCATACAATAGAGTAAATGGAATACCTGCATGTGCTGACCGGGATTTGTTGCACAAAGCCAGAAATGACTGGGGATTCAAAGG ATACATCACCTCTGACTGTGATGCTGTGGCTACGATATTTGAGAATAACAATTTCACTAAAACTAAGGAGGAAGCAGTTGCTGTTGCTCTAAaagcag GTACGGATATCAACTGTGGAACCTATATGCTGCGACACATGAAATCCGCAATTGATCAGGGGAAGGTGTTAGAAGAAGACATAGACCGAGCTCTCTTCAATCTATTTTCGGTTTTACTGCAGCTTGGACTCTTTGATGGAAACCCTGCAAGACGTCAATTTGGAAATTTGGGATCTCAAAATGTATGTTCATCTGAGCACAAaacattggcacttgaagcagcGATGCAGGGTATTGTACTTCTCAAAAATAACCAGAAGTTCCTGCCTTGGAACAAGAATGACATATCTTCAGTAGCTATAATCGGCCCAATGGCAAACACTATGAACATTGGCGGCGACTATACAG GATTTTCATGCAACCCCGAAAGCATTCTTCAAGGACTTAAAAACTATGTGAAAGACACATTTTATGCAGCAGGCTGCCAGGATGTTCCTTGCAATTCAACTGCTGGCATTCCAGAAGCTCTTTCTATTGCTAAAGAAGCTGAATATGTAATAGTAGTGGCTGGGCTGGACTTATCTCAAGAAACTGAGGACCTTGATCGATATAGTCTATTATTACCTGGTCATCAAATGGCTCTAATAAGGGCTGTGGCGTCTGTATCCAAGAAACCAGTGGTGCTAGTTCTTACTGGTGGTGGCCCTGTTGATGTATCATTTGCTGAAGGAGACCAACAAATAGCCAGCATTATTTGGATTGGGTACCCTGGAGAGACAGGTGGCAAAGCACTTTCGCAAATTCTTTTTGGAGAGTACAATCCTG GAGGTAGACTACCTATGACTTGGTATCCCGAATCATTTACCAGCATACCAATGACTGACATGAGCATGAGAGCTGATCCTTCTCGTGGGTACCCTGGAAGAACGTATAGGTTTTACACTGGAGAGAGGGTATATGGGTTTGGACATGGACTAAGCTATACAAATTTCAATTACAAGATCTTATCAGCACCAGAAAGGCTGAGTCTATCTGGACAAGTTAAAGGGAAATCACGAAG ATTTCCATCATTAATCATGGGGACATAG
- the LOC113698794 gene encoding transcription factor GTE7-like isoform X2, whose translation MASAVLPSRNESYWAEREVCMRQFPNNRTNHPHFYPRLNPKPRPNPSRFPNPVFNSNFNVSRQIIDLTAKTGLRQRNEPSPRPPFLPPSASINDPHSFNRSADGPLLSKDPFHREYVTFKASSYSKRELKELKNRLISDLERVRTLLTRIQTRELEFRPGFCRALFRPPAVETNHIPVNLTSDEKQNQKNRASGSVTRKGKGKKNQKLSGQKRALALGDARETKRPFVIPTSSEAEKASEMVMKKCKQILMTLMKQKHSWVFNKPVDVVRLRLHDYFKVIKHPMDLGTIKSNFNKRVYKSPLEFASDVRLTFNNAMRYNPKGQDVHAMAESMLSSFEEMFEPVYQEYETGHRKLVAEKMNEITNWVQLEPVIAMPQPILLSSPSCQNEQILLSPGLQSTSGKLPNPKAKDSNKRQMSNEEKSNLGLNLQHMPQEKMERVVQIVRKRNPHLVPDGDEIELDFEVLDDDTLWDLDRFVSNHKKALSKMKRQELVDGANLIEEEGPKSPVSEPCEVDVEQNNKEDAGEEDVDIGEDIPAFDFPPVVIEKDVEVEKGNAAASVLDVEIEDCAGANGGSRSSSGASSSSDDSSSDDSDSGSSSGSDDSDEDSVQSPYVEAKGVPAA comes from the exons ATGGCTTCCGCCGTCTTGCCCAGCCGAAATGAGTCCTATTGGGCTGAACGCGAGGTTTGTATGAGGCAATTTCCAAACAACCGCACGAATCATCCCCATTTCTACCCGCGGTTGAATCCTAAACCTCGTCCTAACCCTAGCAGGTTTCCAAACCCCGTTTTCAACTCAAATTTCAACGTTAGCCGGCAAATCATTGATCTTACAGCTAAAACTGGTCTCCGGCAGCGCAATGAACCATCACCCAGGCCTCCTTTCCTGCCACCTTCGGCGTCGATCAATGATCCGCACTCCTTTAACCGGAGTGCAGATGGGCCTCTTCTATCCAAGGATCCGTTTCACCGAGAGTACGTGACATTCAAAGCGTCGTCATACTCGAAAAGAGAGCTGAAAGAGCTGAAAAATCGACTAATCTCAGACCTCGAACGGGTTCGGACCCTATTGACCCGAATACAGACCCGGGAGCTTGAGTTTAGACCCGGTTTTTGTAGGGCCCTATTCAGGCCGCCTGCTGTTGAAACAAATCACATACCAGTGAACCTTACATCAGATGAGAAGCAGAACCAAAAGAACCGGGCATCCGGGTCAGTGACCCGAAAGGGTAAGGGCAAAAAGAACCAAAAACTTTCGGGGCAAAAAAGGGCTCTTGCTTTAGGTGATGCTCGAGAAACAAAGCGGCCGTTTGTGATCCCAACCTCATCAGAGGCCGAGAAGGCGTCGGAGATGGTGATGAAGAAATGTAAGCAGATTTTGATGACACTTATGAAGCAAAAGCACAGTTGGGTTTTTAATAAGCCCGTTGATGTTGTTCGTCTAAGGCTTCATGATTACTTCAAAGTCATAAAGCATCCAATGGATCTTGGGACGATCAAGTCTAATTTCAACAAAAGGGTGTACAAATCACCCCTTGAATTTGCTTCGGATGTAAGGCTGACTTTTAACAATGCCATGAGATATAACCCCAAAGGGCAAGATGTCCATGCAATGGCGGAGTCTATGCTTTCGAGTTTTGAAGAAATGTTTGAGCCCGTGTATCAGGAGTATGAAACCGGACATCGAAAACTGGTTGCTGAGAAGATGAACGAAATTACCAACTGGGTTCAGCTGGAACCGGTGATTGCGATGCCACAACCGATATTGTTGAGTTCGCCTTCATGTCAGAATGAGCAGATTCTGTTGTCTCCTGGATTGCAGAGTACAAGCGGGAAATTGCCAAACCCAAAAGCCAAGGATTCGAACAAGAGGCAAATGAGCAATGAGGAGAAGTCTAACTTGGGGTTGAATTTGCAGCATATGCCGCAGGAGAAGATGGAACGCGTGGTGCAGATTGTCAGGAAGAGGAATCCTCATTTGGTGCCGGACGGAGATGAGATTGAACTTGATTTTGAGGTTCTTGACGATGACACTCTTTGGGATTTGGATAGGTTCGTGAGTAATCACAAGAAAGCTCTGAGCAAGATGAAAAGGCAAGAACTCGTTGACGGTGCCAATTTGATCGAAGAAGAAGGACCCAAG TCTCCAGTTAGTGAGCCTTGTGAGGTGGATGTCGAACAGAACAACAAAGAAGATGCAGGGGAAGAGGATGTTGATATTGGAGAGGACATTCCAGCATTTGACTTTCCCCCTGTGGTGATTGAGAAGGATGTGGAGGTTGAGAAGGGTAATGCTGCTGCCTCCGTTCTGGATGTTGAGATTGAGGACTGTGCTGGAGCTAATGGTGGATCCCGCAGCTCTAGTGGCGCAAGTTCTAGTAGTGATGATTCTTCTTCTGATG ATTCAGATTCTGGTAGTTCTTCAGGGAGTGATGATTCTGACGAGGATAGTGTACAGTCGCCTTATGTTGAAGCAAAAGGAGTCCCTGCAGCTTAA
- the LOC113698794 gene encoding transcription factor GTE7-like isoform X1, producing MASAVLPSRNESYWAEREVCMRQFPNNRTNHPHFYPRLNPKPRPNPSRFPNPVFNSNFNVSRQIIDLTAKTGLRQRNEPSPRPPFLPPSASINDPHSFNRSADGPLLSKDPFHREYVTFKASSYSKRELKELKNRLISDLERVRTLLTRIQTRELEFRPGFCRALFRPPAVETNHIPVNLTSDEKQNQKNRASGSVTRKGKGKKNQKLSGQKRALALGDARETKRPFVIPTSSEAEKASEMVMKKCKQILMTLMKQKHSWVFNKPVDVVRLRLHDYFKVIKHPMDLGTIKSNFNKRVYKSPLEFASDVRLTFNNAMRYNPKGQDVHAMAESMLSSFEEMFEPVYQEYETGHRKLVAEKMNEITNWVQLEPVIAMPQPILLSSPSCQNEQILLSPGLQSTSGKLPNPKAKDSNKRQMSNEEKSNLGLNLQHMPQEKMERVVQIVRKRNPHLVPDGDEIELDFEVLDDDTLWDLDRFVSNHKKALSKMKRQELVDGANLIEEEGPKSPVSEPCEVDVEQNNKEDAGEEDVDIGEDIPAFDFPPVVIEKDVEVEKGNAAASVLDVEIEDCAGANGGSRSSSGASSSSDDSSSDDSDSDSGSSSGSDDSDEDSVQSPYVEAKGVPAA from the exons ATGGCTTCCGCCGTCTTGCCCAGCCGAAATGAGTCCTATTGGGCTGAACGCGAGGTTTGTATGAGGCAATTTCCAAACAACCGCACGAATCATCCCCATTTCTACCCGCGGTTGAATCCTAAACCTCGTCCTAACCCTAGCAGGTTTCCAAACCCCGTTTTCAACTCAAATTTCAACGTTAGCCGGCAAATCATTGATCTTACAGCTAAAACTGGTCTCCGGCAGCGCAATGAACCATCACCCAGGCCTCCTTTCCTGCCACCTTCGGCGTCGATCAATGATCCGCACTCCTTTAACCGGAGTGCAGATGGGCCTCTTCTATCCAAGGATCCGTTTCACCGAGAGTACGTGACATTCAAAGCGTCGTCATACTCGAAAAGAGAGCTGAAAGAGCTGAAAAATCGACTAATCTCAGACCTCGAACGGGTTCGGACCCTATTGACCCGAATACAGACCCGGGAGCTTGAGTTTAGACCCGGTTTTTGTAGGGCCCTATTCAGGCCGCCTGCTGTTGAAACAAATCACATACCAGTGAACCTTACATCAGATGAGAAGCAGAACCAAAAGAACCGGGCATCCGGGTCAGTGACCCGAAAGGGTAAGGGCAAAAAGAACCAAAAACTTTCGGGGCAAAAAAGGGCTCTTGCTTTAGGTGATGCTCGAGAAACAAAGCGGCCGTTTGTGATCCCAACCTCATCAGAGGCCGAGAAGGCGTCGGAGATGGTGATGAAGAAATGTAAGCAGATTTTGATGACACTTATGAAGCAAAAGCACAGTTGGGTTTTTAATAAGCCCGTTGATGTTGTTCGTCTAAGGCTTCATGATTACTTCAAAGTCATAAAGCATCCAATGGATCTTGGGACGATCAAGTCTAATTTCAACAAAAGGGTGTACAAATCACCCCTTGAATTTGCTTCGGATGTAAGGCTGACTTTTAACAATGCCATGAGATATAACCCCAAAGGGCAAGATGTCCATGCAATGGCGGAGTCTATGCTTTCGAGTTTTGAAGAAATGTTTGAGCCCGTGTATCAGGAGTATGAAACCGGACATCGAAAACTGGTTGCTGAGAAGATGAACGAAATTACCAACTGGGTTCAGCTGGAACCGGTGATTGCGATGCCACAACCGATATTGTTGAGTTCGCCTTCATGTCAGAATGAGCAGATTCTGTTGTCTCCTGGATTGCAGAGTACAAGCGGGAAATTGCCAAACCCAAAAGCCAAGGATTCGAACAAGAGGCAAATGAGCAATGAGGAGAAGTCTAACTTGGGGTTGAATTTGCAGCATATGCCGCAGGAGAAGATGGAACGCGTGGTGCAGATTGTCAGGAAGAGGAATCCTCATTTGGTGCCGGACGGAGATGAGATTGAACTTGATTTTGAGGTTCTTGACGATGACACTCTTTGGGATTTGGATAGGTTCGTGAGTAATCACAAGAAAGCTCTGAGCAAGATGAAAAGGCAAGAACTCGTTGACGGTGCCAATTTGATCGAAGAAGAAGGACCCAAG TCTCCAGTTAGTGAGCCTTGTGAGGTGGATGTCGAACAGAACAACAAAGAAGATGCAGGGGAAGAGGATGTTGATATTGGAGAGGACATTCCAGCATTTGACTTTCCCCCTGTGGTGATTGAGAAGGATGTGGAGGTTGAGAAGGGTAATGCTGCTGCCTCCGTTCTGGATGTTGAGATTGAGGACTGTGCTGGAGCTAATGGTGGATCCCGCAGCTCTAGTGGCGCAAGTTCTAGTAGTGATGATTCTTCTTCTGATG ATTCAGATTCAGATTCTGGTAGTTCTTCAGGGAGTGATGATTCTGACGAGGATAGTGTACAGTCGCCTTATGTTGAAGCAAAAGGAGTCCCTGCAGCTTAA
- the LOC113698794 gene encoding transcription factor GTE7-like isoform X3: MASAVLPSRNESYWAEREVCMRQFPNNRTNHPHFYPRLNPKPRPNPSRFPNPVFNSNFNVSRQIIDLTAKTGLRQRNEPSPRPPFLPPSASINDPHSFNRSADGPLLSKDPFHREYVTFKASSYSKRELKELKNRLISDLERVRTLLTRIQTRELEFRPGFCRALFRPPAVETNHIPVNLTSDEKQNQKNRASGSVTRKGKGKKNQKLSGQKRALALGDARETKRPFVIPTSSEAEKASEMVMKKCKQILMTLMKQKHSWVFNKPVDVVRLRLHDYFKVIKHPMDLGTIKSNFNKRVYKSPLEFASDVRLTFNNAMRYNPKGQDVHAMAESMLSSFEEMFEPVYQEYETGHRKLVAEKMNEITNWVQLEPVIAMPQPILLSSPSCQNEQILLSPGLQSTSGKLPNPKAKDSNKRQMSNEEKSNLGLNLQHMPQEKMERVVQIVRKRNPHLVPDGDEIELDFEVLDDDTLWDLDRFVSNHKKALSKMKRQELVDGANLIEEEGPKLW; this comes from the exons ATGGCTTCCGCCGTCTTGCCCAGCCGAAATGAGTCCTATTGGGCTGAACGCGAGGTTTGTATGAGGCAATTTCCAAACAACCGCACGAATCATCCCCATTTCTACCCGCGGTTGAATCCTAAACCTCGTCCTAACCCTAGCAGGTTTCCAAACCCCGTTTTCAACTCAAATTTCAACGTTAGCCGGCAAATCATTGATCTTACAGCTAAAACTGGTCTCCGGCAGCGCAATGAACCATCACCCAGGCCTCCTTTCCTGCCACCTTCGGCGTCGATCAATGATCCGCACTCCTTTAACCGGAGTGCAGATGGGCCTCTTCTATCCAAGGATCCGTTTCACCGAGAGTACGTGACATTCAAAGCGTCGTCATACTCGAAAAGAGAGCTGAAAGAGCTGAAAAATCGACTAATCTCAGACCTCGAACGGGTTCGGACCCTATTGACCCGAATACAGACCCGGGAGCTTGAGTTTAGACCCGGTTTTTGTAGGGCCCTATTCAGGCCGCCTGCTGTTGAAACAAATCACATACCAGTGAACCTTACATCAGATGAGAAGCAGAACCAAAAGAACCGGGCATCCGGGTCAGTGACCCGAAAGGGTAAGGGCAAAAAGAACCAAAAACTTTCGGGGCAAAAAAGGGCTCTTGCTTTAGGTGATGCTCGAGAAACAAAGCGGCCGTTTGTGATCCCAACCTCATCAGAGGCCGAGAAGGCGTCGGAGATGGTGATGAAGAAATGTAAGCAGATTTTGATGACACTTATGAAGCAAAAGCACAGTTGGGTTTTTAATAAGCCCGTTGATGTTGTTCGTCTAAGGCTTCATGATTACTTCAAAGTCATAAAGCATCCAATGGATCTTGGGACGATCAAGTCTAATTTCAACAAAAGGGTGTACAAATCACCCCTTGAATTTGCTTCGGATGTAAGGCTGACTTTTAACAATGCCATGAGATATAACCCCAAAGGGCAAGATGTCCATGCAATGGCGGAGTCTATGCTTTCGAGTTTTGAAGAAATGTTTGAGCCCGTGTATCAGGAGTATGAAACCGGACATCGAAAACTGGTTGCTGAGAAGATGAACGAAATTACCAACTGGGTTCAGCTGGAACCGGTGATTGCGATGCCACAACCGATATTGTTGAGTTCGCCTTCATGTCAGAATGAGCAGATTCTGTTGTCTCCTGGATTGCAGAGTACAAGCGGGAAATTGCCAAACCCAAAAGCCAAGGATTCGAACAAGAGGCAAATGAGCAATGAGGAGAAGTCTAACTTGGGGTTGAATTTGCAGCATATGCCGCAGGAGAAGATGGAACGCGTGGTGCAGATTGTCAGGAAGAGGAATCCTCATTTGGTGCCGGACGGAGATGAGATTGAACTTGATTTTGAGGTTCTTGACGATGACACTCTTTGGGATTTGGATAGGTTCGTGAGTAATCACAAGAAAGCTCTGAGCAAGATGAAAAGGCAAGAACTCGTTGACGGTGCCAATTTGATCGAAGAAGAAGGACCCAAG TTATGGTAA